Below is a window of Spirochaetota bacterium DNA.
CAATGCAGCTTAAAAAGCAGATTGCAAGAATTTTAACATTGCTCAGAGAGTATGAGTTGGGCAAAAGGACTTTACGAAGTAAATAATTGTGGTGGTAGATAGTTATGGAAGGTAAAAACCGAAAACAGATCGTTGGTAAAGTAATTAGCAATAAAATGGATAAGACAGTTGTAGTTGAGATTGAAAGGATGATGATGCATCCTAAATATCATAAGTTTGTCCGTAAAACCAAAAAAGTAAAAAGCCATGATGAACGCAATGAGTGTTCAATTGGTGATATTGTTCTTATAGAAGAAACAAGGCCTTTGTCCAAGGAAAAGCGTTACCGTTTGGTGAAGATAGTTGAAAAGGTAAAATAGGGTTAGAGCTATGATTCAGGTTCAAACAATGTTAGATGTTGCTGATAACAGTGGTGTAAAAAGAGTGCAGTGTATAAAAATATTAGGTGGAACCAAGAGGCGATACGCTTCGGTTGGTGATGTCATAATTGTTGCGGTAAAAGATGCACATCCATCGTATGGATTGAAAGATTCAACAGGAAAGAAAGTTCATGGCAAAGCAGTGTTACGAGCTGTAGTTGTGCGAACAACCAAGCCTGTACGGCGACCTGATGGTTCATATATACGGTTTGATGATAATGCAGTTGCAATTATCGATACTAAAGGTGAACCCAGGGGTTCCCGTATATTTGGTCCGGTAGCTCGTGAATTACGTGATAGAAACTTTTTGAAAATAGTTTCTTTAGCTCCAGAGGTTTTATAAAAAGGTGTTACTATGGTACAAACTCGATTAAAAAAAGATGATCTTGTAATGGTGACTACAGGCGCTGATAAAGGCAAACGTGGCAAAGTGTTGTTTGTTGACAAAAAGCGCGGTAGGGTAATTATAGAAGGTGTTAATTTGCGGAAGAAATATGTGAGGCCTTCACAGGAGAACCCCAAAGGTGGGCAGATAGAATTGCCATACCCAATTAATATTTCAAATGTAATGGTATTTTGCGAAAAATGCAAAAAGGCTGTGAGGGTTGGCATCAAGATAGACGGTGATGCAAAATATCGCGTATGCAAAAAATGTGGCAAACGAATTGATTAGTGAGGAAAATGATGGCAGCACGATTGCGTATATTATATGAAAAGGATATTAAAAAGCGGTTGATGGATAAATTTAAATATTCATCAGTTATGCAGATCCCTAAAATTGAGAAAATTGTTCTCAATGTTGGCGAAGGTGAAGCTCATTCCAATCCCAACCTGCTTAAATCAATAATTGATGAGCTATCACTTATTACCGGTCAGAGAGCGGTTAAAACTGTTGCACGAAAATCAATTGCGGCGTTTAAAATTCGTGAGGGGTATGATGTAGGTGCTCGTGTCACGTTGCGTGGTGACAAGATGTATGAGTTTTTAGACAGGCTGGTTAATGTTGCTCTACCACGAGTGCGTGACTTCAGGGGACTATCGCCCAATTCATTTGATAATGCGGGTAATTATAATTTTTCAGTAAAAGAGCAGATAATTTTCCCGGAGATAAACCTGGATAAAGTTGAGAAAATCTATGGGATTAATATAACAATTAAAACAACAGCAAAAAATGCCAGTGAGGCACGTGCGTTGCTTGAAGAATTCAGATTTCCATTCCAAGAAGCGAGGTAAGTCAGGTGGCTAGCGAAAGAATGTTTGCAAAGGCCCGAAGAGAGCCTAAGTTTAAGATACGTCAAAGAAATAGATGTAAGGTATGTGGAAGGCCAAGGGGCTACTACAGACGGTTTGAACTTTGCAGGGTTTGTTTGCGGAAGTTGGCCGGTGAAGGCTTAATCCCGGGTGTTAAAAAATCATCCTGGTAAAATTTAATAGGGAGTATAAGCGTTATGAGTTGTATTTCTGATCCAATTGCAGATATGTTGACCCGAATGCGAAATGCAATTAATGCAGGACACGTTAAAGTTGATATACCCTCATCAAAAATGAAAATGGCAATTGCAAAGATTTTAAAAGATGAAGGTTTTATTAAAAACTATAAACTTATTGATGATAATAAGCAAAAAACATTACGAATTTACCTTAAATATAGTGCAGATAATCAGTCAGCAATTATTCAAATGAAACGGATAAGCACTCCCGGAAGAAGAGTATATATTAAAGCCGAGGATCTGAAGCCGGTATACAACAATATGGGTATTATGATTCTTTCTACATCAAAAGGTATTATTACTAATAAAGCCGCCAAACAGCTGAATATTGGCGGAGAAGCTTTATGTGAGATTCTATAAGGGGCAGCCGGATATGTCTAGAATAGGGAAAAAACCGATAGTGATACCAAATGGTGTATCAGTTGATCTGAGTGGTGAAATGATTACTGTTAAAGGGCCTTTAGGAACTCTGCAGTATACGTTGCAGGATGCCATTAATGTAGTTATTGA
It encodes the following:
- the rpsQ gene encoding 30S ribosomal protein S17, whose amino-acid sequence is MEGKNRKQIVGKVISNKMDKTVVVEIERMMMHPKYHKFVRKTKKVKSHDERNECSIGDIVLIEETRPLSKEKRYRLVKIVEKVK
- a CDS encoding type Z 30S ribosomal protein S14, which gives rise to MASERMFAKARREPKFKIRQRNRCKVCGRPRGYYRRFELCRVCLRKLAGEGLIPGVKKSSW
- the rplN gene encoding 50S ribosomal protein L14 — translated: MIQVQTMLDVADNSGVKRVQCIKILGGTKRRYASVGDVIIVAVKDAHPSYGLKDSTGKKVHGKAVLRAVVVRTTKPVRRPDGSYIRFDDNAVAIIDTKGEPRGSRIFGPVARELRDRNFLKIVSLAPEVL
- the rpsH gene encoding 30S ribosomal protein S8 → MSCISDPIADMLTRMRNAINAGHVKVDIPSSKMKMAIAKILKDEGFIKNYKLIDDNKQKTLRIYLKYSADNQSAIIQMKRISTPGRRVYIKAEDLKPVYNNMGIMILSTSKGIITNKAAKQLNIGGEALCEIL
- the rplE gene encoding 50S ribosomal protein L5 — protein: MAARLRILYEKDIKKRLMDKFKYSSVMQIPKIEKIVLNVGEGEAHSNPNLLKSIIDELSLITGQRAVKTVARKSIAAFKIREGYDVGARVTLRGDKMYEFLDRLVNVALPRVRDFRGLSPNSFDNAGNYNFSVKEQIIFPEINLDKVEKIYGINITIKTTAKNASEARALLEEFRFPFQEAR
- the rplX gene encoding 50S ribosomal protein L24, coding for MVQTRLKKDDLVMVTTGADKGKRGKVLFVDKKRGRVIIEGVNLRKKYVRPSQENPKGGQIELPYPINISNVMVFCEKCKKAVRVGIKIDGDAKYRVCKKCGKRID